A single genomic interval of Isorropodon fossajaponicum endosymbiont JTNG4 harbors:
- the rplC gene encoding 50S ribosomal protein L3, protein MAMGLVGQKIGMTRLISDDGSITPVSVIKIEPNRIVQTKTIDIDGYSAVQVTTGAKVNKKGEAKVRRVPAAIKGHYAKASQEIGLGLWEFRVEAGDDITDATSVDISLFSVGHYVDVVGRSKGKGFQGGVKRHNFQMQDATHGNSISHRAIGSTGQCQEPGRVFKGKKMAGHMGDEQVTQECLKVVKVDSERNIILVKGSIPGATKGFVKVSLSPKKNKINQEVSKNIQNKVTDEVAQTEQA, encoded by the coding sequence ATGGCAATGGGTTTAGTAGGACAAAAAATAGGAATGACGCGCTTGATAAGCGATGACGGTTCTATCACACCAGTGAGTGTAATTAAAATTGAGCCCAATCGTATTGTTCAAACAAAAACAATTGATATAGACGGCTATAGTGCTGTCCAAGTAACAACAGGAGCGAAAGTAAATAAAAAAGGCGAAGCCAAAGTACGTCGTGTACCTGCTGCAATTAAAGGTCATTATGCTAAAGCCTCTCAAGAAATTGGCTTAGGGCTTTGGGAATTTAGAGTAGAGGCTGGCGACGACATAACCGATGCAACAAGTGTTGATATTTCATTATTTAGTGTTGGTCATTATGTTGATGTTGTTGGTAGGTCTAAAGGTAAAGGCTTTCAAGGTGGTGTAAAGCGCCATAATTTCCAAATGCAAGACGCCACTCATGGTAACTCAATTTCTCACCGTGCTATTGGTTCTACAGGGCAATGTCAAGAGCCTGGTCGTGTTTTTAAAGGTAAGAAAATGGCTGGTCATATGGGTGATGAGCAAGTAACCCAAGAATGTCTAAAGGTTGTTAAAGTGGACAGTGAAAGAAACATCATTCTTGTTAAGGGTTCAATTCCTGGTGCAACTAAGGGCTTTGTTAAAGTTTCTTTATCGCCTAAGAAAAACAAGATTAATCAAGAAGTTAGCAAAAATATTCAAAATAAAGTAACTGATGAAGTTGCCCAAACTGAACAAGCGTAA
- the rpsS gene encoding 30S ribosomal protein S19: protein MARSLRKGPFVDEHLIKKVLVAQEKNDRKPIKTWSRRSVVVPEMIGLTIAVHNGRAHVPVSINENMIGHKLGEFAMTRTFKGHSGDRKA from the coding sequence ATGGCTAGATCATTAAGAAAAGGACCATTTGTAGACGAGCACTTAATCAAAAAAGTATTAGTGGCTCAAGAAAAAAATGACAGAAAACCAATTAAAACGTGGTCGCGTCGCAGTGTTGTCGTGCCTGAAATGATTGGTCTTACGATTGCAGTTCATAACGGTAGGGCGCATGTTCCTGTGTCTATCAATGAAAACATGATTGGTCATAAATTGGGCGAATTTGCCATGACTAGAACTTTCAAAGGTCACTCTGGTGATCGCAAAGCTTAA
- the tuf gene encoding elongation factor Tu, translating into MSKEKFERTKPHVNVGTIGHVDHGKTTLTAAITKVMAEARGGEFKDYADIDNAPEERERGITISTAHVEYESEARHYAHVDCPGHADYVKNMITGAAQMDGAIIVIAATDGPMAQTREHILLSKQVGVPYIVVYMNKADMVDDEELVELVEMEIRELLDEYDFPGDDTPVIFGSALKALEGDTSEIGVPSIVKLVEALDTYIPTPKRDTDKSFLMPIEDVFSISGRGTVVTGRIETGIVNIGDELEIVGIKDTQATTCTGVEMFRKLLDSGEAGDNVGVLLRGIKREEVERGQVLAKPSSIKPHSKFEAEVYILSKDEGGRHTPFFNNYRPQFYFRTTDVTGACQLPDGVEMVMPGDNVKMQVALLSPIAMEDGLRFAIREGGRTVGAGVVSKVTD; encoded by the coding sequence ATGTCAAAAGAAAAATTCGAAAGAACCAAACCACACGTCAACGTCGGCACAATCGGTCACGTTGACCACGGCAAAACCACACTCACAGCCGCTATCACTAAAGTCATGGCAGAAGCGCGTGGTGGCGAATTCAAAGATTATGCAGATATTGATAATGCCCCTGAAGAAAGAGAACGTGGTATTACTATTTCAACAGCCCACGTTGAGTATGAAAGTGAAGCTCGCCACTATGCACACGTTGACTGCCCAGGACACGCCGACTACGTTAAGAACATGATCACAGGTGCTGCACAAATGGACGGCGCTATTATTGTTATTGCTGCTACAGATGGCCCAATGGCTCAAACTCGTGAGCACATCTTATTATCTAAGCAAGTAGGCGTCCCTTACATCGTTGTTTACATGAACAAAGCCGATATGGTTGACGATGAGGAATTGGTTGAATTGGTTGAAATGGAAATCCGTGAGTTACTAGACGAATATGATTTCCCAGGTGATGACACTCCAGTCATCTTCGGTTCAGCACTTAAGGCCTTAGAAGGCGACACCTCAGAGATTGGTGTGCCTTCCATTGTTAAATTAGTAGAAGCATTAGACACTTATATTCCAACCCCCAAGCGTGACACAGACAAGTCATTCTTAATGCCAATTGAGGATGTATTCTCAATCTCAGGTCGTGGCACTGTAGTGACAGGCCGTATTGAAACAGGCATTGTTAATATCGGTGACGAGTTAGAAATCGTTGGTATTAAAGACACACAAGCCACCACTTGTACCGGTGTTGAAATGTTTAGAAAACTACTTGATTCAGGCGAAGCGGGTGACAACGTAGGTGTGTTACTTCGTGGCATCAAGCGTGAAGAGGTTGAACGCGGTCAAGTATTGGCCAAGCCAAGTTCAATCAAGCCACATTCAAAGTTTGAAGCAGAGGTTTATATTTTAAGCAAAGATGAAGGTGGTCGTCATACCCCATTCTTTAACAACTACCGTCCACAGTTCTATTTTAGAACAACGGACGTTACAGGCGCTTGTCAGCTGCCTGATGGTGTAGAGATGGTAATGCCAGGTGACAACGTGAAAATGCAAGTAGCGCTATTGTCACCAATCGCTATGGAAGATGGTTTAAGGTTTGCCATTAGAGAAGGTGGTCGCACGGTGGGTGCGGGTGTGGTTTCTAAGGTGACGGATTAA
- the rplD gene encoding 50S ribosomal protein L4: MKLKVLNISTNKSSIIEVTDAVFARDFNQSLVHQVTTAYMSGGRQGSKAQKNRSAVSGGGKRPWAQKGTGRARAGTTRGPIWRSGGVTFAAAPKSYAQKVNKKMYKGAISIIFSELVRSERLKVVSEFDIKEIKTKNVTALLKALNVKDALLMTDELNENLYLSSRNLYHVGVCDTQSIDPISLIGYDNVVVTEAALKKIEAML, translated from the coding sequence ATGAAATTAAAAGTATTAAATATAAGCACAAACAAGTCAAGCATTATTGAAGTGACTGATGCTGTTTTTGCAAGAGATTTTAACCAATCACTGGTTCACCAAGTGACCACAGCTTACATGTCTGGCGGTCGTCAAGGCTCCAAAGCACAAAAAAATCGTTCTGCTGTTAGTGGTGGCGGCAAGAGGCCTTGGGCGCAAAAAGGCACAGGTCGTGCCCGTGCTGGCACTACTCGTGGCCCTATTTGGCGTTCAGGCGGTGTGACATTTGCAGCTGCGCCAAAAAGTTATGCGCAAAAGGTTAATAAGAAAATGTATAAGGGTGCAATCAGTATTATTTTTTCTGAACTTGTTCGCTCTGAACGTTTAAAAGTAGTGTCAGAGTTTGACATTAAAGAGATTAAAACTAAAAATGTCACTGCATTACTCAAGGCACTTAATGTTAAAGATGCTTTATTAATGACTGATGAGTTAAATGAGAATTTATATTTATCTTCTCGTAATTTATATCATGTTGGTGTTTGTGATACACAAAGCATTGACCCGATTAGCTTGATTGGTTATGACAATGTTGTGGTAACTGAGGCAGCGTTGAAAAAAATTGAGGCAATGTTATGA
- a CDS encoding low molecular weight protein-tyrosine-phosphatase yields the protein MSKEKIKILFVCMGNICRSPTAEGAFRSQVEKRGVKHLFEIDSAGTHAYHIGEQPDSRSQLSANKCHVDLSYQRARQVHESDFYHYDYIFAMDASNLSILQSICPREHQTKLSLMLDNIPNNQGKSVLDPYFEGRFDEVFEMLDCASGFLLQSLLKKSLKSC from the coding sequence GTGAGTAAAGAAAAAATAAAAATTTTATTTGTATGTATGGGTAATATTTGTCGCTCACCAACGGCAGAGGGTGCTTTTAGGTCACAAGTGGAAAAACGTGGTGTTAAACACTTGTTTGAAATAGATTCTGCAGGTACTCATGCTTATCATATCGGTGAGCAGCCAGATTCACGCTCGCAATTATCTGCTAATAAATGTCATGTTGATTTATCCTATCAGCGGGCAAGGCAAGTGCATGAGAGCGACTTTTATCATTATGATTATATTTTTGCTATGGACGCCTCAAACTTGAGCATTTTGCAGTCTATTTGTCCACGCGAGCATCAAACTAAACTGTCATTAATGCTGGATAATATTCCTAACAACCAAGGCAAAAGTGTGCTCGACCCTTACTTTGAAGGACGCTTTGATGAGGTATTTGAAATGCTAGATTGTGCCAGTGGTTTTTTATTGCAAAGCTTGTTAAAAAAATCTCTTAAATCTTGTTGA
- the rpsG gene encoding 30S ribosomal protein S7, protein MRRRSAPKREILPDPKFGDLVLAKFVNILMLDGKKSVAEKIVYEALDTIEAKGNAQPIEVFKQALDNIGPQVEIKSRRVGGSTYQVPIEVRSERKIALAMRWIIEASRKRGEKGMKLRLAGEVLDAVQNRGSAFKKKEDTHRMAEANKAFAHFRW, encoded by the coding sequence ATGAGAAGAAGATCCGCACCTAAAAGAGAAATTTTGCCAGACCCTAAATTTGGCGATTTGGTATTGGCTAAGTTTGTTAATATTTTAATGCTTGATGGTAAAAAATCAGTGGCAGAAAAAATTGTATACGAAGCCTTAGACACCATTGAAGCTAAGGGCAATGCACAACCAATTGAAGTGTTTAAGCAAGCATTAGATAATATTGGTCCTCAAGTTGAAATTAAATCTCGTCGCGTTGGTGGTTCTACTTATCAAGTGCCAATTGAAGTTAGATCTGAACGCAAAATTGCCTTAGCAATGCGTTGGATTATTGAAGCATCACGTAAGCGTGGAGAAAAAGGCATGAAGCTTAGACTGGCAGGTGAAGTTTTAGATGCTGTGCAAAATCGTGGTAGCGCATTTAAAAAGAAAGAAGACACCCATAGAATGGCAGAAGCAAACAAAGCATTTGCTCACTTTCGCTGGTAA
- the rpsJ gene encoding 30S ribosomal protein S10, whose amino-acid sequence MSNQNIRIKLKAFDHRLIDKSALEIVETAKRTGASVRGPIPLPTKKERFTVLTSPHVNKKARDQYELRTYVRLMDVISPTDKTVDALMKLDLAAGVDVAIKLN is encoded by the coding sequence ATGAGCAATCAAAATATTAGAATTAAATTAAAAGCATTTGATCATCGTTTAATTGATAAGTCAGCGCTTGAAATTGTAGAAACAGCTAAGCGCACAGGTGCCAGTGTTAGAGGTCCAATTCCTCTACCTACTAAAAAGGAGCGTTTCACTGTATTGACCTCCCCTCATGTTAATAAGAAGGCAAGAGATCAATACGAATTAAGAACTTACGTTAGGTTAATGGATGTTATTAGTCCAACAGACAAAACAGTAGATGCACTCATGAAGCTAGATTTAGCAGCGGGTGTTGATGTTGCAATTAAGCTTAATTAA
- a CDS encoding DUF2141 domain-containing protein has translation MKKIIPILLLGSTLSYAANIEVTINNIKPIIGQLSIVLDTEDTYDKNDKPSSVFSARKKVSALSHKITINSVEPGTYALSIFHDEDNNNELSTNFFGVPNEGYGFSNNVIGSFGKPTFTEANFVVNDDKETINLSVVLVR, from the coding sequence ATGAAGAAAATAATACCTATATTATTGCTCGGCTCAACACTATCCTACGCTGCTAATATTGAAGTAACTATTAACAATATCAAACCTATCATAGGTCAATTGTCAATTGTGCTTGATACTGAAGATACCTATGATAAAAATGATAAGCCAAGTAGTGTTTTTAGTGCTAGAAAGAAAGTATCAGCCTTGAGTCATAAAATAACCATTAATAGCGTTGAGCCTGGTACTTATGCTCTTTCTATATTTCACGATGAGGATAATAATAATGAACTAAGTACCAATTTTTTTGGTGTGCCCAATGAAGGTTATGGATTTTCAAATAATGTTATTGGTAGCTTTGGTAAGCCAACATTTACAGAGGCTAATTTTGTTGTTAATGATGACAAAGAAACCATTAATCTTAGCGTGGTGTTAGTGCGATGA
- the rpsL gene encoding 30S ribosomal protein S12 → MSTINQLVRNPRKKKVVKSGVPALDSCPQKRGVCTRVYTTTPKKPNSALRKVARVRLTNANEVTTYIGGEGHNLQEHSVILIRGGRVKDLPGVRYHTVRGALDTTGVDGRMQGRSKYGTKKPKK, encoded by the coding sequence ATGTCAACGATTAATCAATTGGTACGTAATCCACGTAAAAAGAAAGTCGTCAAAAGTGGTGTGCCAGCATTAGACAGCTGCCCTCAAAAACGTGGTGTTTGTACTCGTGTGTACACCACAACTCCTAAAAAGCCTAACTCGGCACTTAGAAAAGTTGCCCGTGTTCGACTTACCAATGCCAATGAAGTAACGACCTATATTGGTGGTGAAGGCCATAACTTACAAGAACACTCAGTGATTCTTATTCGTGGTGGTCGTGTGAAGGATTTACCTGGTGTTCGTTACCATACAGTTCGTGGTGCATTGGATACAACAGGCGTTGATGGTAGAATGCAAGGTCGTTCTAAATATGGCACTAAAAAGCCAAAGAAATAA
- the tsf gene encoding translation elongation factor Ts yields the protein MVITASLVKELRQRTGAGMMDCKQALTETNGDMGAAIDLMRTSGAAKAAKKAGRVAAEGLVKVNISADKKTVTILEVNSETDFVTKGDAFIGFVDMLGALALKTIPANIEEFLSQTLDNGDSLEKAREDIIAKVGENIAIRRVQTITTDNGVIGVYKHGERIAVVTVLEGGDEALAKDIAMHIAASKPECITEAELSTDLLERGKAIFVEQAKESGKPDNIIEKMIVGRMKKFINEVTLYGQSFVKDPGTTIGKLTQSNNAQVKSFVRFEVGEGIEKKEENFADEVMAQIQG from the coding sequence ATGGTAATTACAGCCTCTTTAGTTAAAGAATTAAGACAAAGAACAGGCGCAGGCATGATGGACTGCAAACAGGCCTTAACTGAAACCAATGGCGACATGGGAGCAGCTATTGACTTAATGCGCACCTCAGGTGCTGCCAAAGCTGCTAAAAAAGCAGGTCGTGTTGCAGCTGAAGGCTTGGTTAAAGTTAATATTAGTGCTGACAAGAAAACAGTCACTATTTTAGAAGTTAACTCTGAAACTGATTTTGTTACCAAAGGCGATGCTTTTATTGGTTTTGTTGATATGCTAGGCGCGCTGGCACTTAAAACAATACCTGCTAATATTGAAGAATTTTTATCTCAAACACTGGATAATGGCGACTCATTAGAAAAAGCACGTGAGGACATCATTGCAAAAGTAGGTGAAAATATTGCAATCAGACGTGTGCAAACAATCACAACTGATAATGGCGTCATTGGCGTGTACAAGCATGGCGAGCGTATTGCTGTAGTAACGGTATTAGAAGGTGGCGATGAAGCGCTAGCAAAAGACATCGCAATGCATATTGCGGCCAGCAAACCAGAATGCATTACTGAAGCAGAATTATCTACAGACCTTCTAGAAAGGGGAAAAGCAATCTTTGTTGAGCAAGCCAAAGAATCAGGAAAACCAGACAATATCATTGAAAAAATGATTGTTGGTCGTATGAAAAAATTTATAAATGAAGTGACGCTATATGGCCAATCTTTTGTTAAAGACCCTGGCACAACAATAGGCAAACTTACACAATCAAATAATGCACAAGTTAAGTCTTTTGTGCGATTTGAAGTTGGCGAAGGCATAGAAAAGAAAGAAGAGAACTTTGCTGATGAAGTCATGGCACAAATTCAAGGCTAG
- a CDS encoding KpsF/GutQ family sugar-phosphate isomerase, translating into MCLLAMPNSLLQSAKKVILTEAQAVTMLADGLDQNFVDACQLIQNCTGKVVLIGMGKSGHIAGKIAATLASTGTPAFAVHPSEAGHGDLGMITQEDVVIAISYSGESDEIMTLMPIIKPLGVLIIGMTKNANSSIGRISDVHLDVSVEKEACPHNLAPTSSTTVALVMGDALAISLLTNKGFSVDDFARSHPSGALGRRLLTFVSTIMKTGGDIPIVNADTKLLDALLVMSQKALGMVLITDNNILKGIFTDGDLRRVLETHSNIQSLTIGEVMTSNCQSISKDKPAMAAVQMMDEFNLNSLPVVDNHNQVVGAINTHTLMQAKII; encoded by the coding sequence ATGTGTTTATTAGCTATGCCCAACTCACTATTACAATCTGCAAAAAAAGTCATTTTAACTGAAGCACAAGCGGTAACGATGCTGGCCGATGGACTTGATCAAAACTTTGTTGATGCTTGTCAATTAATCCAAAATTGCACTGGCAAAGTAGTTTTAATTGGTATGGGGAAATCTGGACACATTGCAGGCAAGATTGCTGCAACACTTGCTTCTACTGGCACCCCTGCCTTTGCTGTTCATCCTAGTGAAGCAGGGCATGGCGATTTAGGCATGATTACACAAGAAGATGTGGTGATTGCTATTTCTTACTCTGGCGAATCTGACGAAATTATGACCTTAATGCCAATCATTAAACCCCTCGGTGTCTTAATCATCGGCATGACAAAAAATGCAAACTCCTCAATTGGCAGGATTAGCGATGTGCATCTTGATGTCAGCGTTGAAAAAGAAGCTTGTCCACATAACCTAGCCCCAACTTCATCAACCACAGTGGCTTTAGTCATGGGTGATGCACTAGCAATCAGCTTATTAACCAATAAAGGTTTTAGTGTGGATGACTTTGCCCGCTCACACCCATCAGGTGCACTAGGTCGTCGCTTATTAACCTTTGTCAGTACCATTATGAAAACAGGGGGCGATATACCTATCGTCAATGCTGATACTAAATTGCTAGATGCCTTATTAGTAATGAGCCAAAAAGCCTTAGGTATGGTATTAATTACTGATAACAACATTTTAAAAGGTATTTTTACAGATGGTGATTTAAGGCGCGTACTTGAGACACATTCTAATATTCAAAGTCTAACCATTGGCGAGGTTATGACGTCTAATTGCCAATCAATCTCAAAAGACAAGCCTGCCATGGCAGCAGTACAAATGATGGATGAATTTAACCTAAACTCATTGCCTGTCGTTGATAATCACAACCAAGTCGTTGGCGCTATCAATACCCACACCCTAATGCAAGCAAAAATTATTTAA
- the fusA gene encoding elongation factor G, giving the protein MARTTPLDRYRNIGIMAHIDAGKTTTTERILLYTGRTHKIGEVHDGGATMDWMEQEQERGITITSAATTCFWQGMDKQFEDHRINIIDTPGHVDFTIEVERSLKVLDGACAVFCAVGGVEPQSETVWRQANKYNVPRIGFVNKMDRAGADFLRVCEQIKTRLGGNPVPMQIAIGAEENFEGVIDLISMKAIFWNEADQGATYETRGIPAELQELAEEKREFMIESAAEANDELMEKYLEGGKLSHDEIREGIRSQTIKSEIIPMFCGSAFKNKGVQAVLDAMIMYMPSPLDVDAITGMLDDKDETVAPRKADDEEPFAALAFKIATDPFVGNLTFFRVYSGVLKAGDFVYNSSKGKKERIGRMVQMHANEREEIKEVCAGDIAAAIGLKDVTTGDTLCDLKQKIILERMEFPEPVIALAVEPKTKVDQEKMGIALGKLAAEDPSFRVSTDEESGQTIIAGMGELHLDIIVDRMVREFDVECNVGAPQVSYRETITTMVEHQYKFAKQSGGRGQYGHVYLRIEPQEPGAGYEFVDEIKGGVIPKEYVPAINKGIQEQMENGVLAGFPLVDIKVTVYDGSYHDVDSNEMAFKIAASKCLSGGVRMASPQLLEPMMAVEVLTPEDYMGDVMGDINRRRGIVSAMEDTLAGKQVKAEVPLAEMFGYANDLRSMTQGRASYSMEFVKYTAAPKNVVDEVIEKLNK; this is encoded by the coding sequence ATGGCAAGAACAACCCCACTTGATCGTTATCGTAATATTGGTATTATGGCACATATTGATGCCGGAAAAACAACCACGACAGAGCGTATTTTATTGTATACAGGCCGTACTCACAAAATTGGTGAGGTGCATGATGGTGGTGCAACCATGGACTGGATGGAGCAAGAGCAAGAACGTGGTATTACCATTACTTCTGCAGCAACTACTTGTTTTTGGCAGGGTATGGATAAGCAGTTTGAAGACCATCGTATTAATATTATTGACACACCGGGACATGTTGACTTTACCATTGAGGTTGAGCGTTCATTAAAAGTATTAGACGGTGCTTGCGCTGTATTTTGCGCAGTTGGTGGTGTAGAGCCTCAGTCAGAAACGGTTTGGCGTCAAGCGAATAAATACAATGTACCAAGAATTGGTTTTGTTAATAAAATGGATCGTGCTGGCGCGGACTTTTTACGTGTTTGCGAGCAAATTAAAACACGCTTAGGTGGCAATCCAGTACCCATGCAAATTGCCATTGGTGCTGAGGAAAATTTTGAAGGCGTGATAGACTTAATCAGCATGAAAGCTATTTTTTGGAACGAAGCTGATCAGGGTGCAACTTACGAAACAAGGGGTATTCCCGCAGAATTACAAGAGTTGGCAGAGGAAAAACGTGAGTTCATGATTGAATCTGCTGCTGAGGCGAATGATGAGTTAATGGAAAAATACCTTGAAGGAGGTAAGCTGAGTCATGATGAAATTAGAGAAGGCATTCGTTCTCAAACCATTAAGAGTGAAATTATACCAATGTTTTGCGGTTCTGCCTTTAAAAATAAAGGTGTACAAGCTGTGTTAGATGCCATGATTATGTATATGCCATCACCACTAGATGTGGATGCTATTACAGGCATGTTGGATGATAAAGATGAGACAGTTGCTCCTAGAAAAGCGGATGATGAAGAACCATTTGCCGCGCTAGCATTTAAAATTGCAACCGATCCATTTGTAGGTAATTTGACTTTTTTCCGTGTATATTCGGGCGTATTAAAAGCAGGTGATTTTGTATATAACTCATCTAAAGGCAAAAAAGAACGCATTGGTCGTATGGTGCAAATGCATGCCAATGAGCGTGAAGAAATTAAAGAAGTGTGTGCAGGTGATATTGCCGCAGCAATCGGTCTTAAAGATGTCACGACAGGTGATACTTTATGTGATCTTAAACAGAAGATTATTTTAGAAAGAATGGAATTCCCTGAGCCAGTGATTGCCTTAGCGGTAGAGCCTAAAACTAAGGTAGATCAAGAAAAAATGGGCATTGCGCTTGGTAAATTGGCTGCTGAAGATCCTTCTTTTCGTGTGTCGACTGATGAAGAGTCAGGTCAAACCATTATTGCAGGCATGGGAGAGCTTCACTTGGACATTATTGTTGATCGTATGGTTCGCGAATTTGATGTTGAATGTAATGTTGGCGCACCACAAGTTTCTTATCGTGAGACCATTACAACCATGGTTGAGCATCAGTATAAATTTGCTAAGCAATCTGGTGGTCGTGGTCAATATGGCCACGTATATTTAAGAATTGAGCCTCAAGAACCGGGTGCTGGTTATGAGTTTGTTGATGAAATTAAGGGCGGTGTTATCCCTAAAGAATATGTACCTGCAATAAATAAAGGTATTCAAGAACAAATGGAAAATGGCGTATTGGCTGGCTTTCCTTTAGTTGATATTAAAGTAACCGTTTACGATGGCTCTTATCATGATGTTGACTCCAATGAGATGGCATTTAAAATTGCAGCCAGTAAGTGCTTGAGTGGAGGTGTTAGAATGGCTAGCCCTCAATTACTTGAGCCAATGATGGCAGTTGAAGTTTTAACGCCTGAAGATTATATGGGCGATGTGATGGGCGATATTAATAGGCGTCGTGGTATTGTCAGTGCGATGGAAGATACACTTGCAGGTAAGCAAGTTAAGGCAGAAGTCCCTTTAGCAGAAATGTTTGGTTATGCCAATGATTTGCGCTCAATGACACAAGGTCGAGCAAGCTATTCAATGGAATTTGTAAAATATACAGCAGCGCCCAAAAACGTGGTTGATGAAGTTATTGAAAAATTAAATAAGTAA
- the rplW gene encoding 50S ribosomal protein L23, whose protein sequence is MNQEKVLKTLLAPIVSEKTTMLSAHNQHAFKVRVDSSKREIKAAVEMLFSVNVEKVTTSIVKGKKKIFKGRIGSHSNWKKAMVKVSEGQMIDVSST, encoded by the coding sequence ATGAATCAAGAAAAAGTATTAAAAACCTTGTTGGCACCAATCGTTTCTGAAAAAACGACCATGCTATCAGCGCACAATCAACACGCATTTAAAGTTCGTGTTGATAGTTCTAAAAGAGAAATTAAAGCTGCAGTTGAAATGCTGTTTAGCGTTAATGTTGAAAAGGTGACAACCTCAATTGTTAAAGGTAAGAAAAAAATATTTAAAGGCAGGATTGGATCACACTCAAATTGGAAAAAGGCAATGGTAAAAGTGTCTGAAGGCCAAATGATTGATGTGAGCAGCACTTAA
- the rplV gene encoding 50S ribosomal protein L22: protein MKEVKAVHKYAKTSAFKARLVADQIRLKSVEEALNILSFSNKKAAVLVKKVLNSAISNAEHNDGLDIDELLVTSIYIDEGSTMKRIRPRAKGRANRILKRTSHITVGVSK from the coding sequence ATGAAAGAAGTTAAAGCAGTACACAAATATGCAAAAACATCCGCTTTTAAGGCAAGATTGGTGGCGGATCAGATTCGTCTTAAGTCGGTAGAAGAGGCCTTAAATATTTTATCATTCAGTAATAAAAAGGCAGCAGTTTTGGTCAAAAAAGTGTTGAACTCAGCTATTTCTAATGCTGAGCATAATGATGGACTAGATATCGATGAATTACTCGTTACCAGTATTTATATTGACGAAGGTTCAACCATGAAAAGAATTCGCCCAAGAGCAAAAGGTAGAGCGAATAGAATTTTAAAAAGAACAAGCCACATTACAGTTGGCGTAAGCAAGTAG
- the rplB gene encoding 50S ribosomal protein L2 has product MAQVIKRKPTSPGRRFVVSIVDKELYKGAPYAPLTQSKNRISGRNNAGRITTRHKGGGHKRRYRIIDFKRNKDDITARVERLEYDPNRSANIALVLYADGERRYIIAPRGLSAGDTIVSGNSVAIQAGNVMPLSNIPLGSVVHCIELKPMKGAQIARSAGTSAQLIAKEGNYVTLRLRSGEVRKVLADCRATIGEVSRSEHSLRKLGKAGATRWRGVRPTVRGVVMNPVDHPHGGGEGKTSGGRHPVSPWGTPTKGYKTRSNKRTDRLIVRHRNKG; this is encoded by the coding sequence ATGGCACAAGTAATTAAAAGAAAACCAACCTCACCAGGTAGAAGATTTGTTGTTAGTATTGTAGACAAAGAGCTATATAAAGGCGCGCCTTATGCGCCATTAACACAAAGCAAAAATAGAATCAGCGGTCGTAATAACGCAGGTCGTATCACTACACGTCATAAGGGTGGTGGGCATAAGCGTCGTTATCGTATTATTGATTTTAAGCGCAATAAAGATGATATTACTGCACGTGTTGAACGTTTAGAATATGATCCAAATCGTAGTGCTAACATTGCCTTGGTTTTATATGCTGATGGTGAGCGTCGTTATATTATTGCACCTCGTGGTTTGAGTGCTGGCGATACCATTGTGTCAGGTAATTCTGTTGCTATTCAAGCAGGCAATGTAATGCCATTAAGCAACATCCCATTAGGTAGTGTGGTTCATTGTATTGAATTAAAACCCATGAAAGGCGCACAAATTGCTCGTAGTGCTGGCACCTCTGCACAGTTGATTGCTAAAGAAGGCAACTATGTTACTTTGAGGCTTCGTTCTGGTGAGGTACGCAAGGTTTTAGCAGATTGTCGTGCAACAATTGGTGAAGTTTCTAGGTCTGAACATAGTTTAAGAAAATTAGGTAAAGCAGGTGCTACTCGTTGGCGAGGTGTTCGTCCAACTGTTCGTGGTGTTGTTATGAACCCAGTTGACCATCCACATGGTGGCGGTGAAGGTAAAACCAGTGGTGGTAGACACCCAGTTTCTCCTTGGGGTACACCGACCAAGGGTTATAAAACACGTAGCAATAAACGCACAGATAGGCTCATCGTGCGTCATAGGAATAAGGGTTAA